One Thalassospira sp. ER-Se-21-Dark genomic window carries:
- a CDS encoding penicillin-binding protein 1A — protein sequence MRILLSIFGFLFLMAVAGGAGMLAIFWHFGQGLPDYTQLENYEPEVMTRVHASDGALIAEYAREKRVFVPISAIPPKVVDAFVAAEDKNFFSHPGIDFASVLRAAVTNVVNIGTGKRPVGASTITQQVAKNFLLTNEVSYERKIKEAILSFRIERAFSKEHILELYLNEIYLGSGSYGVAAAALRYFDKSLDELNIEEAAYLAALPKAPSNYHPVRNHDEAKARRNWVIGRMLEENYITEAEAQAAWSAPLQGKSRESVDTYQADFFAEEVRRQLVDRYGEGMLYDGGLSVRSTVVPRLQDIADKALFDGLVEYDRRHGWRGPITNIDLSGNWQQALREVETPADIPWDRAVVLDTDANEAKLGLMNGEQGRIPLRFLTWARPWQKGQTLGAVVNRPSDVLKPGDVIYVKHFAELDGEKLPPNTYGLRQIPNVNGGLVAMDPHTGRVLAMSGGFSHDLSKFNRATQARRQPGSAFKPFIYLAALDQGFTPSTLVLDAPFVIDQGPGLGKWKPGNYSGQFYGPSTMRLGIEKSRNLMTVRLAQTIGMPTVVDYAERFGIVDEMPDVLSMSLGAAETTVMRLTAAYAELVNGGKKITPTLIDRIQDRRGNVIYRRDERECTLCQDVEFRNQMPPDLPDTREQLTDPASAFQMVHIMEGVISRGTGRTIAELGYPLAGKTGTTNDSRDAWFVGFSPDLAVGVYVGFDDNRSLGDKEQGASAAAPIWKEFMRGALEGTKAIPFRTPPGIRMVRVESRTGLPAGPGAQDVIWEAFKPGTIPASNDNVIDGGYTGSGNSDNSAGAVSGPGGIY from the coding sequence ATGCGAATTTTACTTAGTATTTTCGGCTTTCTGTTCTTGATGGCGGTTGCGGGCGGCGCCGGTATGCTGGCGATCTTCTGGCACTTTGGCCAAGGACTCCCCGATTACACCCAGCTTGAAAATTACGAGCCCGAGGTCATGACACGTGTTCATGCATCCGACGGTGCGCTGATTGCCGAATATGCGCGTGAAAAGCGTGTTTTTGTGCCGATTTCGGCCATCCCGCCCAAGGTGGTTGATGCCTTTGTCGCAGCCGAGGACAAAAACTTCTTCTCCCACCCGGGGATCGATTTTGCCTCCGTCTTGCGTGCGGCTGTGACCAACGTTGTCAATATCGGCACGGGCAAACGCCCGGTCGGTGCATCAACCATTACCCAGCAGGTCGCCAAGAACTTCCTTCTGACCAACGAAGTTTCCTATGAACGCAAGATCAAGGAAGCCATTCTGTCCTTCCGGATCGAGCGCGCCTTTTCCAAGGAACACATCCTCGAACTTTATCTGAACGAGATTTACCTTGGCAGTGGCAGCTATGGCGTGGCCGCCGCAGCCTTGCGTTACTTCGACAAGTCGCTTGATGAGCTTAATATCGAAGAAGCCGCCTATCTGGCCGCTCTGCCGAAGGCACCCTCGAACTATCACCCGGTCCGTAACCACGACGAAGCCAAGGCGCGTCGTAACTGGGTGATCGGCCGGATGCTGGAAGAAAATTATATTACCGAGGCCGAAGCACAGGCGGCATGGTCGGCCCCGCTTCAGGGCAAAAGCCGTGAATCGGTTGATACCTATCAGGCTGATTTCTTTGCCGAGGAGGTCCGTCGCCAGCTGGTTGATCGTTACGGCGAAGGCATGCTGTATGACGGTGGCCTTTCTGTGCGTTCGACCGTGGTTCCGCGTTTGCAGGATATCGCCGACAAGGCGCTGTTTGACGGCTTGGTCGAATATGACCGCCGTCATGGCTGGCGCGGTCCGATCACCAACATTGATCTGTCTGGAAACTGGCAGCAGGCCCTGCGCGAAGTCGAAACACCTGCTGATATCCCGTGGGATCGTGCGGTCGTCCTTGACACCGATGCCAACGAGGCAAAACTGGGCCTGATGAATGGCGAGCAGGGCCGCATTCCGCTGCGCTTCCTGACATGGGCGCGCCCGTGGCAAAAGGGCCAGACATTGGGGGCGGTCGTTAACCGCCCGTCAGATGTCCTGAAACCCGGCGACGTCATTTACGTCAAACATTTCGCCGAACTTGATGGCGAAAAACTGCCGCCCAACACCTATGGCCTGCGTCAGATCCCGAACGTCAATGGTGGTCTGGTGGCGATGGATCCGCATACCGGCCGCGTACTGGCGATGTCGGGCGGTTTTTCGCACGATCTGTCGAAATTCAACCGTGCGACACAGGCTCGCCGTCAACCGGGTTCGGCCTTCAAGCCGTTTATTTATCTGGCTGCCCTGGACCAGGGCTTTACCCCGTCCACATTGGTGCTTGATGCGCCGTTTGTGATTGATCAGGGGCCGGGGCTTGGTAAATGGAAACCGGGCAACTATAGCGGCCAGTTCTATGGTCCTTCGACCATGCGCCTTGGTATCGAAAAATCGCGAAACCTGATGACGGTGCGTCTGGCCCAGACCATCGGCATGCCGACGGTTGTCGATTATGCCGAACGGTTCGGTATTGTTGATGAAATGCCAGATGTCCTGTCGATGTCGCTTGGCGCGGCTGAAACGACGGTGATGCGTCTGACCGCGGCCTATGCCGAACTGGTCAATGGTGGCAAGAAAATCACGCCGACCCTGATTGACCGTATTCAGGATCGTCGCGGCAATGTGATTTACCGTCGTGACGAACGCGAATGCACCCTGTGTCAGGATGTGGAATTCCGCAATCAGATGCCGCCTGATCTGCCCGATACCCGTGAACAACTGACCGATCCGGCCAGTGCGTTCCAGATGGTCCACATCATGGAAGGCGTTATTTCGCGCGGTACAGGCCGGACAATCGCCGAACTTGGTTATCCGCTGGCTGGCAAAACCGGCACGACCAATGATTCACGTGATGCATGGTTTGTCGGCTTCTCGCCCGACCTTGCCGTTGGCGTTTATGTCGGCTTTGATGACAACCGATCCCTTGGTGACAAGGAGCAGGGCGCAAGTGCCGCTGCCCCGATCTGGAAGGAATTTATGCGCGGTGCACTTGAAGGCACCAAGGCCATTCCGTTCCGTACACCGCCGGGCATTCGCATGGTCCGTGTTGAGTCGCGTACCGGCCTTCCGGCTGGCCCGGGTGCTCAGGACGTGATCTGGGAGGCCTTCAAACCCGGCACCATCCCGGCATCAAATGACAATGTGATTGATGGCGGTTATACCGGATCTGGCAATTCGGATAACAGCGCAGGCGCTGTGTCCGGTCCGGGCGGCATTTACTAG
- a CDS encoding Rne/Rng family ribonuclease: MVKRMLIDATHAEESRVVVIHGNRLEEYDVETSTKKQIKGNIYLAKVTRVEPSLQAAFVDYGGNRHGFLAFSEIHSDYYQIPVADREALAQQSNTQVKDAEIVEDNIGDTEDSPKKDKKPSRSRSRRKPRAQSKDEASDTPEAENTDAAASTEAAAPSDAATDNAGSGEEEEAKPRRRRPRNRRKKSDDVEASGTDAEASTDGNDNNGSDGDDTPTGGNAAMSAEIAELEVDVDDDANEVTALDATADVEEDIEDMGGDDDGDEFVESHSRQLQKRYKIQEVIKRRQIILVQVVKEERGNKGAALSTFLSLAGRYCVLMPNTPRGGGISRKITNAKDRKRLKSILAELEIPDGMAVIVRTAGSERTKAEIKRDFDYLMRLWDRIRETTLQSQAPCLIYEEADLIKRSIRDLYARDVDEVLVEGDDGYRVAKDFMKMLMPSHAKRVQPYKDQGVPLFHRFQVESQLDAMLNPVVQLKSGGYLVINPTEALVAVDVNSGRSTRERNIEETAYKTNLEAAEELARQLRLRDLAGLIVVDFIDMEDHRNQASVERKLKEAMRNDRARLQIGRISPFGLLEMSRQRLRPSLVESAFEVCTHCRGVGLVRSIESAALHLLRVIEEEGMRRRSGALTVHVASEVALYILNRKRDSLGEIESRYGFSVMIFGDDSLISPDHRIERTRAKKGDEVEEVSAVLNTDSVSLTAIENPVDLEEEEDEIERNEDDDQGGKRRRRRRRRRGRNDDRDDRNNDQPQEASDDSDGASDNADGNNNDDDDDESNRKRRRRGKRGGRRRSRRQDFDGNRTRSPADDPALTAARRNRDHEAPDGTDENTVIDADSEGQDADSFDQDGVRAGRTRSTTAPAPARPRRDRNDNRRNRRDRNSRSDRTDGDEDRGDVKNIPIQSGPAPEAKPETQAEAKPEAASAPASAPAEVSAPAPKKETPKAEAPVEKTTEKPAEKPVEKPAEPKAAEPAKAEKAEPTPAKDEKPKPKKRGWWSLGR, from the coding sequence ATGGTCAAACGTATGCTTATCGATGCAACGCACGCGGAAGAAAGCCGCGTCGTTGTTATTCACGGAAATCGCCTAGAAGAATACGACGTCGAAACTTCGACAAAAAAGCAAATCAAGGGTAATATCTATCTCGCGAAAGTCACGCGGGTAGAACCGTCGCTTCAGGCGGCCTTTGTTGACTATGGCGGAAACCGTCATGGTTTCCTTGCGTTCAGCGAAATCCATTCCGACTATTATCAAATTCCGGTTGCCGACCGTGAAGCTCTTGCCCAGCAGAGCAACACACAGGTCAAGGACGCCGAAATCGTCGAAGACAATATCGGCGATACCGAAGACAGCCCGAAAAAAGACAAGAAACCGTCGCGTTCCCGTTCGCGCCGCAAACCGCGCGCCCAGAGCAAGGACGAAGCCTCCGACACGCCAGAGGCAGAAAACACCGACGCCGCCGCATCGACCGAGGCCGCTGCCCCGTCAGATGCCGCGACCGACAATGCCGGTTCGGGCGAGGAAGAAGAAGCCAAGCCGCGTCGCCGTCGCCCGCGCAATCGTCGCAAGAAAAGCGATGATGTCGAAGCATCTGGCACGGACGCAGAAGCATCCACCGACGGCAATGACAACAACGGTTCGGACGGTGACGATACCCCGACTGGTGGCAATGCCGCCATGTCTGCGGAAATCGCCGAGCTTGAAGTTGATGTCGATGACGACGCCAACGAAGTAACCGCACTTGACGCGACCGCCGATGTTGAAGAAGACATCGAGGATATGGGTGGCGATGACGATGGCGACGAGTTCGTTGAATCACACAGCCGTCAGCTTCAGAAACGCTACAAAATTCAGGAAGTGATCAAACGCCGCCAGATCATTCTGGTTCAGGTCGTCAAGGAAGAACGCGGCAACAAGGGTGCGGCTCTTTCGACCTTCCTGTCGCTGGCCGGCCGTTATTGTGTTCTGATGCCAAACACCCCGCGTGGTGGCGGCATTTCGCGCAAGATCACCAATGCCAAGGATCGCAAGCGCCTGAAATCCATTTTGGCCGAGCTTGAGATTCCGGACGGCATGGCGGTGATCGTTCGTACCGCTGGTTCCGAACGGACCAAAGCCGAAATCAAACGCGACTTCGATTATCTGATGCGCCTGTGGGATCGTATCCGCGAAACCACCCTTCAGAGCCAGGCACCGTGCCTGATTTACGAAGAAGCCGACCTTATCAAGCGTTCCATCCGTGACCTTTATGCACGTGATGTTGATGAAGTTCTGGTGGAAGGTGACGATGGTTACCGGGTTGCCAAAGACTTCATGAAGATGCTGATGCCGTCGCATGCCAAGCGCGTGCAGCCCTACAAGGATCAGGGCGTGCCGCTGTTCCACCGTTTCCAGGTGGAAAGCCAGCTTGATGCGATGCTCAACCCGGTCGTACAGCTTAAATCCGGTGGTTATCTGGTTATCAACCCGACCGAGGCACTGGTCGCGGTTGACGTTAACTCCGGCCGTTCGACCCGTGAACGCAACATCGAAGAAACCGCTTACAAGACCAACCTTGAAGCGGCCGAAGAACTCGCACGCCAGCTGCGCCTGCGTGACCTTGCCGGTCTGATCGTTGTCGACTTTATCGACATGGAAGACCACCGCAATCAGGCGTCTGTCGAGCGCAAGCTTAAGGAAGCGATGCGCAACGACCGTGCACGTCTTCAGATCGGCCGTATCAGCCCGTTTGGTCTGCTTGAAATGTCGCGTCAGCGCCTGCGCCCGTCGCTGGTCGAAAGCGCATTTGAAGTTTGCACCCACTGCCGTGGTGTCGGCCTTGTCCGTTCGATTGAAAGTGCAGCCCTTCACCTGCTGCGCGTGATCGAAGAAGAAGGCATGCGTCGCCGTTCCGGTGCGCTGACCGTCCATGTTGCCAGTGAAGTTGCGCTTTATATCCTGAACCGCAAACGTGACTCACTTGGCGAGATCGAAAGCCGTTATGGCTTCAGCGTCATGATCTTTGGCGATGATAGCCTGATTTCACCTGATCACCGTATCGAGCGTACACGCGCGAAAAAAGGTGATGAGGTCGAAGAGGTTTCTGCGGTTCTTAATACCGACAGTGTGTCGCTGACCGCGATTGAAAACCCCGTTGATCTCGAAGAAGAAGAAGACGAAATCGAACGCAACGAAGACGACGATCAGGGCGGCAAGCGCCGTCGTCGCCGTCGTCGTCGCCGTGGCCGCAATGATGACCGCGATGATCGCAACAATGATCAGCCGCAGGAAGCATCAGACGACAGCGATGGCGCATCTGATAATGCAGATGGCAACAATAATGATGACGATGATGACGAAAGCAATCGCAAGCGCCGCCGTCGCGGCAAACGTGGTGGTCGCCGTCGTTCGCGTCGTCAGGACTTTGATGGCAACCGCACCCGTTCACCGGCTGATGATCCGGCCCTGACGGCGGCACGCCGCAATCGTGATCACGAAGCACCGGACGGCACCGATGAAAACACCGTGATCGACGCCGACAGTGAAGGTCAGGATGCCGACAGCTTTGATCAGGACGGCGTTCGTGCCGGTCGTACCCGCAGTACCACTGCCCCGGCCCCGGCCCGTCCGCGTCGTGATCGCAATGATAACCGCCGCAATCGCCGTGATCGCAACAGCCGTTCTGATCGCACTGATGGAGATGAAGATCGTGGTGATGTGAAGAACATCCCGATCCAGTCGGGCCCGGCCCCGGAAGCAAAGCCTGAAACCCAGGCGGAAGCAAAACCGGAAGCCGCAAGCGCACCGGCATCTGCCCCGGCAGAAGTCAGCGCACCGGCACCGAAGAAAGAAACGCCAAAGGCAGAAGCCCCGGTCGAAAAAACGACAGAAAAACCTGCCGAGAAGCCTGTAGAAAAACCGGCCGAGCCGAAAGCCGCCGAGCCTGCCAAGGCTGAGAAAGCTGAGCCGACACCGGCAAAAGACGAAAAACCGAAGCCGAAGAAACGCGGCTGGTGGAGCCTCGGTCGTTAA
- a CDS encoding N-acetylmuramoyl-L-alanine amidase, protein MYSQHATSFSTPKNAPSRSLLVKIARTMMVVFALLCTSQIIVSGASAQTAKVLGARLGVYPDYTRFVIDLDQEVDFTYFLLPDPYRIIIDMPEIDWNAPPGKVTSGGGLISGLRYGLFKPGTFRVVLDVAQPSLVSKIFSLPPGGGKPNRLVVDLKPTQRDAFLTASRQSMEAYSARSRNDTSATEQSVDVAVQSGRGGEDKPLIAIDAGHGGVDPGAIGVGNVYEKDLTLAAARQLAETLTASGRYRVLLTRDKDVFLKLRQRVDIARKAGADLFISLHADSIGNPKHRGASVYTLSENASDKEAAALASKENKADVIAGIDLSDENTLVQSILIDLAQRETMNLSATLAANMVSQLAQSIELQRRTHRFAGFAVLKAPDIPSALFEMGYLSNATDAKLLQSPAHRKKIADAVLRAIDIYFEKHKF, encoded by the coding sequence ATGTATTCACAGCACGCGACTTCATTTTCCACGCCGAAAAACGCACCATCGCGATCGTTGCTGGTTAAAATTGCCAGAACGATGATGGTGGTGTTTGCGCTGTTGTGTACGTCCCAGATCATCGTATCAGGTGCGTCAGCCCAAACGGCCAAGGTGCTTGGCGCGCGGCTCGGGGTTTATCCCGATTACACGCGCTTTGTGATCGATCTCGATCAGGAAGTCGACTTTACCTATTTCCTGCTACCCGATCCGTACCGCATCATCATTGATATGCCGGAAATTGACTGGAACGCCCCGCCGGGCAAGGTGACTTCGGGTGGTGGGCTTATTTCCGGTCTGCGGTATGGTTTGTTTAAGCCGGGCACGTTCCGTGTGGTTCTTGATGTTGCGCAACCATCGCTGGTTTCAAAGATTTTCTCGTTGCCGCCCGGTGGCGGTAAGCCCAACCGTCTGGTGGTTGATCTTAAACCGACACAGCGCGATGCGTTTCTGACCGCATCGCGCCAGAGCATGGAAGCCTATTCTGCGCGCAGCCGTAACGATACCAGTGCGACCGAACAAAGTGTCGATGTCGCGGTGCAATCGGGCCGGGGTGGCGAAGACAAGCCGCTGATCGCGATTGATGCCGGGCATGGCGGGGTGGACCCGGGCGCGATCGGGGTTGGCAATGTCTATGAAAAGGACCTGACCCTTGCCGCTGCACGCCAACTGGCCGAAACCCTAACCGCATCGGGCCGGTATCGCGTGCTGTTGACGCGTGACAAGGACGTGTTCCTTAAGTTGCGCCAACGTGTGGACATCGCACGCAAGGCCGGGGCTGATTTGTTCATATCCCTGCATGCGGATTCAATTGGTAATCCCAAGCATCGCGGCGCATCGGTCTATACCCTGTCTGAAAACGCATCGGACAAAGAGGCCGCAGCACTGGCATCCAAGGAAAACAAGGCCGACGTCATTGCCGGTATTGATCTTTCCGATGAAAACACGCTGGTGCAAAGCATTCTGATCGATCTTGCGCAACGTGAAACCATGAACCTGTCGGCGACCCTTGCGGCCAACATGGTCAGTCAGCTTGCCCAAAGCATCGAACTGCAACGTCGCACGCATCGCTTTGCCGGTTTTGCGGTTCTGAAGGCACCGGATATTCCTTCGGCACTGTTTGAAATGGGATATCTTTCCAATGCGACCGACGCCAAGCTGTTGCAAAGTCCGGCTCATCGCAAAAAGATTGCCGATGCGGTCTTGCGGGCAATTGATATCTATTTCGAGAAACACAAATTCTAA